A stretch of the Salmo salar chromosome ssa20, Ssal_v3.1, whole genome shotgun sequence genome encodes the following:
- the LOC106581251 gene encoding WD repeat and SOCS box-containing protein 1, which yields MASFPDSVNENEIGKAKFIGELLVPVAPFDQKSGRETWTVAFAPDGSYFAWSQGHRIVRLVPWSKCLKNFGGEGSNRAGRQRLSRQNSDGGTVVPVGEPREHTIDCGDVVWGLAFGSSVPEKQSRCVNIEWHRFKFGQDQLLLATGLNNGRIKIWDVYTGKLLLNLMDHTDIVRDLTFAPDGSLMLVSASRDKTLRVWDLKDDGNMVKVLRSHQYWVYCSAFSPDSSVLCSVGAGKSVFLWDMDKYSLIRKLEGHHNDVVSCEFSPDGALLATASYDTRVIIWDPHVGTVLLELAHLFPPPSPIFAGGANDRWVRSVAFCHDGRHIASIADDRMVRFWTIDETSPQAIAPLTNGLCCAFSTDGSFLAAGSRDGSVHFWACPKSIASLQHLCRMALRRVMSTQQVQTLPIPPRIRSYLSYQDL from the exons ATGGCAAGCTTCCCAGATTCTGTAAATGAAAATGAAATAG GTAAGGCAAAGTTCATCGGTGAACTCTTAGTGCCTGTTGCTCCCTTTGACCAGAAGTCTGGGCGAGAGACCTGGACTGTAGCCTTTGCACCTGATGGTTCCTACTTTGCTTGGTCTCAAGGGCATCGCATCGTGAGGCTCGTTCCCTGGTCAAAATGCCTGAAGAATTT CGGTGGGGAAGGCTCCAACAGAGCAGGCCGTCAGCGTTTGTCGCGGCAGAACAGCGATGGGGGAACAGTGGTGCCAGTGGGTGAGCCCAGGGAGCACACCATCGACTGCGGTGACGTCGTGTGGGGCCTGGCCTTCGGCTCGTCAGTGCCAGAGAAGCAGAGTCGCTGCGTCAACATCGAGTGGCACCGTTTCAAGTTCGGTCAGGACCAGCTGCTGCTTGCCACGGGCCTCAACAACGGACGCATCAAGATCTGGGACGTCTATACTG GAAAGCTGTTGCTGAATCTCATGGACCATACAGATATAGTGCGAGACCTGACTTTCGCCCCTGACGGCAGCCTCATGCTGGTATCGGCATCCAGAGACAAAACCCTGAGGGTCTGGGACCTGAAAGATGACG GTAACATGGTGAAAGTGTTGCGTAGTCATCAGTACTGGGTCTATTGCAGCGCATTCTCACCAGACTCCTCAGTCCTCTGCTCTGTCGGAGCCGGTAAATCG GTGTTCCTTTGGGATATGGATAAATATTCCCTGATCCGGAAGCTGGAGGGTCACCATAACGACGTAGTGTCCTGTGAGTTCTCTCCCGACGGAGCCTTGCTCGCCACCGCCTCCTACGACACCCGGGTCATCATCTGGGACCCCCACGTGGGCACTGTGCTGCTGGAGCTAGC GCACCTCTTCCCCCCCCCCTCGCCCATCTTTGCTGGAGGGGCCAACGATCGCTGGGTACGCTCTGTAGCGTTCTGTCACGACGGGCGTCACATCGCCAGCATCGCTGACGACCG aATGGTGCGTTTCTGGACCATTGATGAGACGTCTCCCCAGGCCATCGCTCCCCTCACTAACGGCCTCTGCTGTGCATTCTCTACTGACGGGAGTTTCCTAGCAGCTGG gtctcgaGATGGCAGCGTGCATTTCTGGGCGTGCCCAAAGAGCATTGCCAGCCTGCAGCACCTGTGTCGCATGGCACTACGACGGGTCATGTCCACCCAGCAGGTGCAGACGCTGCCCATCCCGCCCCGCATACGGTCCTACCTGTCTTACCAAGATCTCTAG